The Microbacterium sp. SORGH_AS_0428 genome contains the following window.
CGCCAAAGAGGACGGGCGGTGGCAACGCGCCTACGCCGGGTCGGCCACGATCGAGGTGCCCGATGACCTCCTGGCCGCGCTCGCTGCCGAGCCTGCCGCTGCGGCGCTCTTCGAACGCCTCGACGCGACGAACCGGTACGCGGTCCTGCACCGGGTGGCCACGGCCACGCCGTCGGCGCGAGCGGGGCGCATCGCGCGGCTCGTCGCGATGCTGGCCGAAGGGAAGACTCCGCACCCTCTGGGAGAGCCGCGCGGCCCGCGGCTCACGTAGGCTCGGATCATGCTCGCAACCGTCATCCACGCCGCCCGAGACATCCGCGTCGAAGAGGTCCCGCGTCCGCAGTTGTCCACGGGGCGCGACGCGATCGTCCGCGTCGTCGCCGCGTGCGTGTGCGGCTCGGATCTGTGGCCCTACCGCGGGGTGACGTCGACGGAGCGTCCACACCGCATCGGCCACGAGTTCGTCGGTGTCGTGGAGGAGGTCGGCGATGCCGTCGAGGACGTCCGCGTCGGCGACTTCGTCATCGCGCCGTTCTACGTGTGCGACGGCACCTGCGTGAACTGCCGCAACGGCGTCAGCACCTCCTGCCTGAACGGCGGGTGGTGGGGCAGCGACGTGCGCGAGGACGGCTTCGCCGATGGCGGCCAGGGCGAGTTCGTCCGCGTCCCCCTCGCCGACGGCACCCTCGCCGTCGTTCCCGGCCCGGTCGAGGCCGAGGAGATCCCCGGTCTGTTGACGCTGAGCGACGTCATGGGCACGGGGCACCACGCCGCGGTCTCCGCGGGAGTGGGCCCCGGCGACAGCGTTGCGGTCGTCGGCGACGGCGCCGTCGGCCTGTGCGCGATCATCGCCGCGAAGCGACTGGGCGCGACGACGATCATCGCGATGTCTCGTCACCCCGAGCGGCAGGCGCTGGCGCGTGAGTTCGGTGCGACGCACATCGTCGCCGAGCGCGGCGAGGAAGGCATCGAGAAGGTCCGCGAGCTGACCGACGG
Protein-coding sequences here:
- a CDS encoding zinc-dependent alcohol dehydrogenase family protein, which codes for MLATVIHAARDIRVEEVPRPQLSTGRDAIVRVVAACVCGSDLWPYRGVTSTERPHRIGHEFVGVVEEVGDAVEDVRVGDFVIAPFYVCDGTCVNCRNGVSTSCLNGGWWGSDVREDGFADGGQGEFVRVPLADGTLAVVPGPVEAEEIPGLLTLSDVMGTGHHAAVSAGVGPGDSVAVVGDGAVGLCAIIAAKRLGATTIIAMSRHPERQALAREFGATHIVAERGEEGIEKVRELTDGIGADRVLECVGTKESMDQALRSTRPGGMVGYVGVPNGGPELPVRTMFGSNVGVNGGVAPVRGYIEELLPDVRSGAIRPGLVFDLELPLREAAQAYAAMDERRATKVLLRP